The genomic DNA CCTCGTGCAAGCCATTTGGGTGGTTGAGGGTATTCCAATCGAACCTGAATGGGCTGTAATTTGTTACACCTACAAAATTTTTATCAACGAAAAACACAACATATGCAACCTGCTCCAGCTTGCTTGCATCTGCAGTTAGGGTTACGATACCGGACACAACAGGGGCATTTTTTTGTTCTGGGGGCTTCCTGGAAAGCTTTCCGTTTGGCAAGGCTATTGGTTGTTTCTTGTCAAATGTGGCGATAGGAGCCCGAAATTCCTCAAACCCTGGGGGCGCCAGGCTTTGAAGTACATCCACAAGCAGGTTGGAAGCGGATTCAATATCGCCTGCTTTCAACTTCGCCATTGCGTGAATTTGCTTTGCAAGTGTTGATTGGGGTGCAGTGCAGTCGGCAACCTTGCCGTCTAGATAATCCAAATAGCACCTTAGCAATGAAATCTCCTTGGAGCTATTGTCTATTTTTTCTGCCAATTTCGCCCATTTTTCCATTCCGGGCCTATCGCCTTTGAGCAGAGCGCAAATTGCGAGAGCGTAATGGGCGCGCCATTCACTTGGATTAGCCGCAATGGCGTGGTGGTATTCTTTTTCCGCATCCGAAAGGTTTCCCGCATGAAGATAAATAGTGCCAAGTGCGAGATGACCAAGCGAATCAGATGAGTTTAGGGCAAAGGCTTTTTCAACTGCTTGAAGGGCATCATCGTATTTGCCCAATTCGATATTTGCGACTGCTTCTTGTAGCAAGTCGCTGTATTCGGCTCCCAATGCCGCCGCACACAAGATTAAGGATAGGAAATATAGTTGGAGCAGTCTAGAAACGGTGCGCATTTAAAAACTCCGAAGCAGATAACGAATGCGAAGTAATACTACCCAATGATGCGTTAAAAGTCAACGAGGATATTTGTTTTACATGCCGAAAAGACCGACTGCGGCATACTTTCCCACGGCACTGACAACATCGAACATCAGGACCTAGAGAAGAACTCTGCTGGCGGGAAATGGGTTTCGCGGTACACCAAATCAACAATAATTTCGTCGAGCCATGCGTCAATTTTCAGAGCGATGCGCCCCTCGCCTGGTACTTTCTGATCACAGAGCGCTTCGTTGAATGCTTTTGTTACCGCAAGCTGAAGGTCAGTTACTTCTTGAGGCGTAAGATTTGTTCCTCGCGCAATCTCTCTGATAAATCTTCGCAGGATTTACGCTGCCGCAGGATCGGCGGGCAAGCTGAAGCGAGTGATTTGAGGACAGCTTGTATACGTTTTCATTTTCGGCTAGGTCTTCCTCTCACCTGATATTTCGAGAATTTTCCGGGCTGGGGGTTAATCTCCATGCTCTGAGGGCATGTTTATTCGCTAGCCCTTTTAATGTATAATAAATTGACCCAAGCGTCAACTAGTAAAAATAACAGTTTTTTACCTATCTATTATATTTTCTTACGCTCCCCCCACCAACCTAGAAGTTTTCCTCGACCTCTATCTATACGACGGCAAACGAAACAGTATGGTTCCTGAGATTTGTTGTATCCGAGGAATCAAACAAATAAACGTGAATTTAGCCTTCTGGTTTAAGGTGGTGGTAGAGCCAGAAGACAAACGCAACACCGATTAAAACAGCAATTACGATGTCTGCATTGTGGAAGTACGAGCGGATTGAACTCCAATTTTCACCGAGCACCTTGCCAACATAGGCAAGGAAATAGCACCACGGGACAGAGCCTACAAACGAGTAGACCATGAAGCGGCCGAAATTCATGCGGGAGACGCCTGCGGGGAAAGAGATGAAAGTTCGGATTACAGGAAGCAAGCGACTTATAAAGACTATTGGCTCACCATATTTATCAAACAAGTAGTCGGCGCGGTCCATATCCTTTCCCTTGATTAGCAAATATTTTCCGTATCTCTTGATGAAAGGCCTTCCGCCGCGCATCCCGGCGTAGTACGCAACCGCCGAGCCAATTGCACAACCGAGTGCACCTGAGAGCGATGCGAGATGGAGGTCGAAAATACCTT from Armatimonadota bacterium includes the following:
- a CDS encoding DedA family protein, whose product is MMAIESACIPLPSEIIMPFSGFLVYKGIFDLHLASLSGALGCAIGSAVAYYAGMRGGRPFIKRYGKYLLIKGKDMDRADYLFDKYGEPIVFISRLLPVIRTFISFPAGVSRMNFGRFMVYSFVGSVPWCYFLAYVGKVLGENWSSIRSYFHNADIVIAVLIGVAFVFWLYHHLKPEG